From Glycine soja cultivar W05 chromosome 4, ASM419377v2, whole genome shotgun sequence, the proteins below share one genomic window:
- the LOC114410420 gene encoding filament-like plant protein encodes MMEKNICKSSENSPSETESLGSELSHSEKQPDEQHQALNESPIGHNQSPKVTSEAVAIAEDINDMSFINAQSAEVISHTTHKGHDGLLEEDENGANDSIIKDGDVTDGLRNMSKNLSAEVVNVSAKEDLVKQHAKVAEEAIAGWEKAENEVTSLKKQVEALTLRNSTLEDRVTHLDSALKECVRQLRQTREEQEQNVHDAVLKKTQELESAKTKLEKQLKELHSKSDASNASSHSSIEFDMIQKVEYLENENMALKHELKAQSEKLKLRTIERDLSTQTAEMASKQHLESINKVAKLEAECRRLKNMACRASITSSSFCAESFKDGQSESGERTNATEIDTTRKSGSELDMCELSCSDSWASALIAEPDQFKNEKYKQIPSGSVNIDLMDDFLEMERLASLPDTKNESLIKDSLVANQYVHEESSMDELKEKLEKAKEEKEEVKICLMKTESVIEASQLQMREAETKLEELQIELENAYKSRQVFENELMSMLAEAQSITAKVHLLEEEIDKEKAMSVEIESRCKELEEELERMKQEEKLGSVTGSYTEMKLKQEDLALAAGKLAECQKTIASLGNQLSSLATLEDFLIDTTSIPEFSASPSLIARAGGDMLQKLHSNDTYLPKRDSGSSRSGPPLNKNEETSPPSSTNLPNHESSKSRNGFAKFFSQTESGIQLGI; translated from the exons CATCAGGCATTGAATGAATCTCCTATTGGACATAACCAGTCCCCTAAAGTTACCTCAGAAGCTGTGGCCATCGCTGAAGATATTAATGACATGTCATTTATCAATGCACAATCAGCTGAAGTCATCTCACATACAACACACAAGGGACATGATGGTTTATTGGAGGAAGATGAAAATGGAGCAAATGATAGTATAATTAAGGATGGAGATGTAACTGATGGATTGAGGAATATGTCAAAAAATCTATCTGCAGAGGTTGTGAATGTAAGTGCCAAAGAAGATTTGGTCAAGCAACATGCCAAAGTCGCTGAAGAAGCTATTGCAG GCTGGGAGAAGGCCGAAAATGAAGTGACAAGTTTAAAGAAGCAAGTCGAGGCACTGACTCTCAGAAATTCAACACTTGAAGATAGAGTCACCCATCTAGATAGTGCACTTAAGGAGTGTGTTAGGCAGCTAAGACAAACAAGGGAAGAGCAGGAGCAAAATGTTCATGATGCAGTGCTAAAGAAAACACAAGAGTTGGAATCAGCCAAAACTAAACTTGAGAAGCAGCTCAAGGAGCTCCATAGCAAATCAGATGCTTCAAATGCTAGTTCTCATTCATCAATTGAATTTGATATGATCCAGAAGGTTGAATATTTGGAGAATGAGAACATGGCTCTCAAACATGAGCTCAAAGCCCAATCTGAAAAGCTGAAACTCAGGACAATAGAGAGGGATTTAAGCACCCAAACAGCTGAGATGGCTAGCAAGCAACATCTAGAAAGCATCAATAAAGTGGCTAAGCTTGAGGCTGAGTGTCGGAGACTGAAAAACATGGCTTGTAGAGCTTCCATTACATCATCCTCATTTTGTGCtgaatctttcaaagatggTCAATCAGAAAGTGGAGAGAGGACTAATGCAACGGAGATTGATACCACCAGGAAGAGTGGCTCAGAACTAGACATGTGTGAGTTAAGTTGTTCCGATTCATGGGCATCTGCACTAATTGCTGAGCCTGATCagttcaagaatgaaaagtataAACAAATTCCGTCTGGTTCTGTTAACATTGATCTCATGGATGATTTTCTTGAAATGGAACGACTTGCATCACTGCCTGATACTAAGAATGAAAGCCTTATCAAGGACTCACTTGTTGCCAATCAATACGTTCATGAAGAAAGTTCAATGGATGAACTAAAAGAGAAGTTAGAGAaagccaaagaagagaaagaggaaGTGAAGATATGTTTAATGAAAACTGAGTCTGTTATTGAGGCATCACAGCTACAAATGAGGGAGGCAGAAACAAAATTGGAGGAGTTGCAAATAGAGCTAGAGAATGCCTACAAATCAAGGCAAGTGTTTGAAAATGAACTAATGAGCATGCTGGCTGAGGCTCAATCAATTACTGCAAAAGTTCACTTATTAGAAGAAGAGATTGATAAGGAAAAGGCTATGTCTGTTGAAATTGAAAGTAGGTGTAAAGAATTGGAGGAAGAGCTAGAAAGAATGAAGCAGGAAGAAAAACTTGGATCAGTAACCGGCTCATACACGGAAATGAAGCTAAAGCAG GAGGACCTGGCACTAGCTGCAGGAAAGCTTGCTGAGTGCCAGAAAACCATAGCATCTTTGGGGAATCAATTAAGTTCACTAGCAACGCTAGAAGATTTCCTGATTGACACTACCAGCATTCCAGAGTTCTCTGCAAGTCCATCACTAATTGCAAGAGCTGGTGGAGATATGCTGCAGAAGTTGCATTCAAATGACACATACTTACCTAAAAGAGATTCCGGTTCTTCAAGGTCTGGTCCACCCTtaaacaaaaatgaagaaacttCACCACCCTCTTCAACCAACTTGCCAAATCATGAGAGTTCTAAGAGTAGAAATGGTTTTGCAAAATTTTTCTCTCAAACTGAGAGTGGAATCCAACTAGGAATCTAG
- the LOC114410413 gene encoding NAC domain-containing protein 2-like, with product MASELQLPPGFRFHPTDQELVLHYLCRKCASQPIAVPIIAEIDLYKYDPWDLPGLASYGEKEWYFFSPRDRKYPNGSRPNRAAGTGYWKATGADKPIGHPKPVGIKKALVFYAGKAPKGDKSNWIMHEYRLADVDRSVRKKNSLRLDDWVLCRIYNKKGTIEKFQPSSDVVVSRKMESSEIEDRKPEILKSGGGCLLPPVPPPQSKAAAKTDYMYFDPSDSIPKLHTDSSCSEHVVSPEFASEVQSEPKWKEWEKSLEFPFNYVDATLNNSNSFTTQFQGNNQMMSPLQDMFMYWPNKPF from the exons ATGGCATCGGAGCTTCAATTGCCCCCAGGCTTCAGATTCCATCCAACGGACCAGGAGCTGGTGTTGCACTATCTCTGCCGTAAATGCGCATCGCAGCCTATCGCCGTTCCCATCATCGCCGAAATCGACCTCTACAAATACGACCCCTGGGACCTACCCG GATTGGCTTCCTACGGAGAGAAAGAGTGGTACTTCTTTTCACCACGGGACCGGAAATACCCGAACGGTTCCAGGCCGAACCGGGCGGCGGGAACCGGTTACTGGAAGGCAACCGGGGCGGATAAGCCCATTGGCCACCCCAAACCGGTTGGGATAAAAAAAGCTTTGGTGTTTTACGCAGGGAAAGCTCCGAAAGGGGACAAGAGCAATTGGATCATGCACGAGTATCGTCTCGCCGATGTAGATCGCTCCGTTCGTAAAAAGAACAGCCTAAGG TTAGATGATTGGGTGCTTTGCCGTATTTACAACAAGAAGGGCACGATCGAGAAGTTCCAACCAAGCAGCGATGTTGTTGTTAGCCGAAAAATGGAATCATCGGAGATCGAAGACAGGAAGCCGGAGATTCTGAAAAGCGGAGGAGGTTGTCTTCTGCCGCCGGTTCCGCCGCCGCAATCGAAGGCGGCGGCGAAGACGGATTACATGTACTTCGACCCGTCGGATTCAATCCCGAAGCTGCACACGGACTCGAGCTGTTCGGAGCACGTGGTATCGCCGGAATTCGCGAGCGAGGTGCAGAGCGAGCCAAAGTGGAAGGAGTGGGAGAAAAGCCTCGAGTTTCCGTTTAATTACGTGGATGCCACTCTGAACAACAGCAACAGCTTCACGACGCAATTCCAGGGCAATAATCAGATGATGTCGCCGCTGCAGGACATGTTCATGTACTGGCCCAACAAGCCCTTCTGA
- the LOC114410416 gene encoding E3 ubiquitin ligase BIG BROTHER-related-like gives MLGIHDKGLPLLYIEVCSSPKEISKFIHSNTPIAFICSQSTNCIGTPFSPSMEGEEGKQSSQKNPYVELEEVDFDFILAMSMQEQEREFTMLSTIESESDEYLSDSSIDNDDDGDPDFIASQEFETDLRFLEGEGSDDDDEDMEMEEDEIDPDELSYEELMELEEFIGEETRGLSANEISLCLYPYTCQCAESKSGIDRCVICQVEYEEGEALVALQCEHPYHSDCIRKWLQIKKVCPICGNEVSTPNLASNP, from the coding sequence ATGTTAGGAATCCATGATAAAGGGTTACCATTACTTTACATTGAAGTTTGTTCATCTCCCAAAGAAATCTCAAAATTCATCCACTCAAATACCCCAATTGCATTTATCTGTTCTCAATCCACCAACTGCATTGGAACACCCTTTTCTCCTTCAATGGAAGGTGAGGAGGGGAAACAGTCTTCCCAAAAAAACCCTTACGTTGAACTAGAAGAAGTTGACTTTGATTTTATTCTAGCAATGAGCATGCAAGAACAAGAGAGAGAGTTCACAATGCTTTCAACTATTGAAAGTGAAAGTGATGAATATCTAAGTGACTCCTCTAtagataatgatgatgatggtgatcCTGACTTTATAGCGAGTCAAGAGTTTGAAACCGACCTTCGGTTTCTTGAAGGTGAAGGAAGCGACGATGATGATGAAGACATGgaaatggaagaagatgagATTGATCCAGACGAATTATCTTATGAAGAATTGATGGAGTTGGAAGAGTTTATAGGAGAAGAAACAAGAGGGTTATCAGCAAATGAAATCTCTTTGTGCTTGTACCCTTATACCTGCCAATGTGCTGAAAGCAAAAGTGGCATTGATCGTTGTGTGATTTGTCAGGTTGAATATGAAGAAGGTGAAGCACTAGTGGCACTTCAATGTGAGCACCCTTATCATTCAGATTGCATAAGAAAGTGGCTTCAAATTAAGAAGGTTTGTCCAATTTGTGGAAATGAAGTTTCAACTCCCAACTTGGCTTCGAACCCTTAG
- the LOC114410419 gene encoding TLC domain-containing protein 2-like, with product MRVAREEAMGGGKRNTVETFFLATLILWLASLCFQILLNKRWELLSVIAGSIFYQTSNCLIRFFSTHKDKDALFVNTSVSLLHSLLTSSSVIFILFRELLSNGPSGMSDHSQLVEDAWSWAFEALSFSCGYFAYDQWDMLHYRLYNGWIPSILVHHLVLLICFTLALYRNVTINYLILTLICELHSIFLHLRKVRRMAGIRDAKSILVKLEWFLNWVTFFVARSVPHVLITAKLIKDAYKFEKGMELPLALLGMAGMNLLNIGLGIDLLKAFKRERKSQQGNLHHHRE from the exons ATGCGAGTGGCGCGAGAAGAAGCAATGGGTGGTGGAAAGCGGAACACGGTGGAGACATTCTTCTTAGCCACTCTCATTCTCTGGCTCGCTTCCCTTTGTTTCCAGATTTTGTTGAACAAGCGCTGGGAGCTTCTCTCTGTCATCGCGGGTTCTATCTTCTACCAGACATCTAACTGCCTCATCCGATTCTTCTCCACACATAAAGACAAAGACGCTCTCTTCGTTAACACCTCCGTCTCTCTTCTCCACTCTCTCCTCACCTCCTCCTCAG TGATCTTCATCTTGTTCAGAGAGTTGTTAAGTAATGGGCCAAGTGGAATGTCTGACCACTCACAGTTGGTCGAAGATGCTTGGTCATGGGCATTTGAAGCGTTGAGCTTTTCTTGTGGTTACTTTGCATATGATCAGTGGGATATGCTTCATTACCGATTGTATAATGGTTGGATCCCCTCTATCCTTGTGCATCATCTGGTTCTCCTTATTTGCTTCACTCTTGCTTTGTATCGAAATGTTACCATCAACTACCTTATTCTCACTCTTATCTGTGAG CTGCATTCCATCTTTCTTCATTTGAGAAAAGTGAGACGAATGGCCGGTATTCGGGATGCAAAGAGCATTCTTGTTAAGTTAGAATGGTTTTTGAATTGGGTTACCTTCTTTGTGGCAAGATCTGTACCTCACGTTCTCATCACAGCCAAGCTCATCAAGGATGCATACAAATTTGAAAAGGGTATGGAGCTACCACTGGCTCTGTTGGGCATGGCTGGGATGAATTTGCTCAACATTGGTCTTGGCATTGATCTCCTTAAAGCTTTTAAGAGAGAGAGGAAGTCTCAGCAGGGTAATCTTCATCATCACCGTGAATGA
- the LOC114410418 gene encoding chlorophyllide a oxygenase, chloroplastic-like, whose protein sequence is MNAIATAAVLSLPFSFSKSSKLDTKKGLKGRFRVFAVYGEEIDKKNAWSALFDVEDPRSKVPQYKGKFLDVYQALEVARYDIQYCDWRARQDLLTIMLLHEKVVEVLNPLARDYKSIGTMKKELAELQEELAQAHQQVHISEARVSSALDKLAYMEELVNDKLLQERSTTEVSQTSSSPSTSFKPVDIEKRRSPRKSLDISGPVQSYHPHLKNFWYPVAFSTDLKDDTMIPIECFEEPWVIFRGKDGKPGCVQNTCAHRACPLHLGSVNEGRIQCPYHGWEYTTDGKCEKMPSTRLLNVKIKSLPCFETEGMIWVWPGNDPPTATLPSLLPPSGFEVHAEIVMELPIEHGLLLDNLLDLAHAPFTHTSTFAKGWSVPSLVKFLTASGLQGYWDPYPIDMEFRPPCMVLSTIGISKPGKLEGQSTSQCATHLHQLHVCLPSSKQKTRLLYRMSLDFAPVLKHIPFMQHLWRYFAEQVLNEDLRLVLGQQERMNNGANVWNFPVSYDKLGIRYRLWRNALERGNKQPPFSK, encoded by the exons ATGAACGCTATTGCAACTGCTGCagttctctctctccctttctccttctccaaatCATCCAAACTTGACACCAAAAAG GGTTTAAAAGGAAGGTTTAGAGTGTTTGCTGTATATGGAGAAGAGATAGATAAGAAGAATGCATGGAGTGCCCTCTTTGATGTGGAGGATCCACGATCTAAAGTGCCGCAGTATAAAGGGAAGTTTTTGGATGTATATCAAGCCCTTGAAGTTGCAAGATATGATATTCAATACTGTGATTGGCGAGCTAGGCAAGACTTGCTTACCATCATGCTTCTTCATGAAAAG GTGGTGGAGGTTCTTAATCCTTTAGCTCGTGATTATAAGTCCATTGGCACCATGAAAAAGGAGCTAGCAGAGTTGCAGGAAGAATTGGCACAAGCACACCAACAG GTTCATATATCTGAGGCAAGGGTGTCCAGTGCTTTAGATAAACTAGCTTACATGGAAGAATTAGTAAACGATAAGTTGTTGCAAGAAAGAAGCACAACAGAAGTTTCCCAGACATCCTCTTCTCCCAGTACTTCTTTTAAACCTGTAGATATAGAAAAGAGAAGATCGCCACGAAAAAGCTTGGACATATCAGGTCCAGTTCAGTCATACCATCCacacttgaagaatttctggTACCCTGTAGCTTTCTCTACTGACTTGAAGGATGATACAATG atCCCAATAGAATGTTTTGAGGAACCATGGGTCATCTTCCGAGGGAAAGATGGGAAGCCTGGGTGTGTTCAGAACACCTGTGCACACAGAGCATGTCCTCTACACCTTGGTTCGGTGAATGAGGGTCGTATCCAATGCCCTTACCATG GCTGGGAATATACTACTGATGGAAAATGTGAGAAAATGCCGTCTACTCGACTGCTAAATGTGAAGATAAAGTCATTGCCATGTTTTGAAACAGAGGGGATGATCTGGGTTTGGCCTGGCAATGACCCCCCGACGGCTACCCTTCCATCTTTGCTACCTCCATCTGGGTTTGAAGTGCATGCTGAG ATTGTCATGGAGCTTCCCATCGAACACGGGTTACTTTTGGACAACCTTTTGGATCTTGCACATGCCCCTTTTACTCACACTTCAACTTTTGCTAAGGGATGGAGTGTTCCCag CTTGGTGAAATTTTTGACAGCATCTGGCCTACAAGGATACTGGGACCCCTATCCAATTGATATGGAGTTTCGGCCACCTTGCATGGTTCTATCAACCATTGGAATTTCGAAGCCTGGTAAACTGGAAGGACAAAGCACCAGTCAGTGTGCCACACACCTGCACCAACTTCATGTCTGCTTACcatcttcaaaacaaaaaacaagatTGCTGTACAGAATGTCACTGGATTTTGCTCCTGTGCTTAAGCATATTCCTTTTATGCAACATCTATGGAGATATTTTGCAGAGCAG GTTTTAAACGAGGATCTACGGCTAGTGTTAGGCCAGCAAGAGCGGATGAACAATGGTGCCAATGTGTGGAATTTCCCAGTATCCTATGACAAGCTTGGGATAAGGTACAGACTATGGAGAAATGCCTTGGAGCGAGGAAATAAGCAACCACCCTTCAGCAAATAG
- the LOC114410417 gene encoding proteasome subunit beta type-3-A: MSIFEYNGSALVAMVGKNCFAIASDRRLGVQLQTIATDFQRISKIHDKLFIGLSGLATDAQTLYQRLLFRHKLYQLREERDMKPQTFASLVSAILYEKRFGPYFCQPVIAGLGDDDKPFICTMDAIGAKELAKDFVVAGTASESLYGACESMFKPDMEPEELFETISQALLSSVDRDCLSGWGGHVYVVTPTEVKERILKGRMD; encoded by the exons ATGTCGATCTTCGAGTACAACGGGAGTGCCCTAGTGGCTATGGTGGGGAAGAACTGCTTCGCCATCGCGAGCGATCGGAGACTCGGGGTTCAGCTCCAGACCATTGCCACCGATTTCCAGAGGATTTCAAAAATCCACGACAAGCTCTTCATCGGTCTCTCCGGCCTCGCCACCGACGCCCAGACCCTCTACCAGCGCCTCCTTTTCCGCCACAAATTGTATCAGCTCCGCGAAGAGAGGGACATGAAGCCCCAAACCTTTGCCAGCCTAGTCTCCGCTATTCTCTACGAGAAAAG GTTTGGTCCATACTTTTGCCAGCCTGTAATTGCTGGACTAGGAGATGATGACAAACCATTCATTTGCACAATGGATGCCATTGGAGCAAA GGAACTTGCAAAAGATTTTGTAGTGGCTGGCACTGCATCCGAGTCTCTTTATGGTGCTTGTGAGTCAATGTTTAAGCCTGACATG GAACCAGAAGAATTGTTCGAGACAATCTCCCAAGCACTGCTATCATCTGTAGATCGTGATTGTTTAAGTGGCTGGGGTGGACATGTTTATGTTGT CACCCCAACCGAAGTAAAGGAAAGGATACTGAAAGGAAGAATGGACTAA